CCTGCATCGCCTCCCTGGGAGCAACCTCCGCCGCCTCCGGCGGGTCTGCAAAGAATGGCGGGACATCATCGCGGACCAGACGTTTATCCAGGCACACATGATGCACGGACCTCAGGCGCCTTTCACGCACACCATCGTCTTCTTTTCCGGATTCGTCTACAGTAGCCGCGAAAAATCGTGCAAAGGCCGCGGCTTTCTCTTTGACGAGCACTGGCGGGTCACGTCCGAGCTCACAGCAGAAGTGTGGGGTGATTTTGTAGGCGCCTGCAACGGCCTGCTCTGCTTCTTGGAAATCGGCAAGCAGTCCATTATCAAAGTCGTAGAGCCGTTCACCGGTGAGTCGCTCGCGCTATCGCTGCCGCCAGAGGCGTCGGGGGTAAGGTGGACCGTCGGCTCCGGGGCGTACTGCTTCGGCTACGATGCTGCGACAAGTCGATACAAGATTGTGCGCTATGACTTCGTCAAAGACAGTGCCCTGCCCGGACGTGCCATGGACGACCAAGAGCTGCACGTGCACACCatcggaggaggcggcggctggACGAGGCTGCATGTCCCTTTCTCGGTATATGGCCGTGCATACGGCGATCCTGTGTATGTTAACGGGGCGGTGTACTGGCCCACTAGTGGCCATCGAAAGCACCCGAAAGACAAGAAGCTTGTGCGCTTCGACCTGGCGACGGAGAAGATCACGTTGGAGGCGGCCAAGCGCCTGCGGCTGGAGGCCCCGAGGCCAGAGACAGAGACGGCGAGGTTCTGCAGGCCGGTAGTAGGCTCGATGCCATGGGTGATGACCTACGGCTGGAGCCGCGAGTGGGACGTGTGGTTTCCAGGAGCTGAAGAGGCCGGCCTGCTAGAGGGGAGCGTGTTGTTGTGCGGAAGCTTCGATCACGGGATGTACCTTCGCAGGATGGAAAGGAGCCTTGAATTTGGCCGGCAGGAGCTGCTGTTTGAGGCGGGCATGGAGGAACCGTGGTGGCATGACCACACGTACAATGGTCGAACGTCCTTCGTCCCAGTCTCGGCTCATCTTCGCCAGCAGCAGCTTCCGATAGCAGGAGCACTGCCGCTCCGCCGGCAGTATCAGGCAAAGACACCTGGCTACTCCCCAACAGTGTCCAATGCTCCATTAGCGCTCTATTTTGGCACGTCTAGTCCTTAGTCCTTGCCATGTACTAGTATTTTCTCTTTTTCTGGCACCTCTTCTCTATGTTGCATGCAACTTTTCTTcccacatgcatgcatgaccGATCGTTTTCGTATATCTCTCACGCTGTTTTGACTAAACTAATTTTCGTCCCGGCAACTCCTCAGATCCTTATCCAGGGTAAATTAACCAACCATGCATGTTAGCGGTAATATTAAGAAAAAATATTTCATAAACTATAAGTGGATTATTTGAACCAGGACATGTATGAATCATTGATCAACATGCATCAAAAGACAAATTAACATGCCTcttcccgcaaaaaaagaaaaacatgCCTCTTAAAACCTACCACTGATCTCAAACATACCATTTCATATATCACAAATAACAATGTCCGACAGTGGACTACCAAGAAATAGGAAAAAATATTGCACATTAGCTCTATGTCAGTCAGCTGAAAATTCTTTTTGGGTCAATCAGTTTTGTGGCCGTCCGATTCTGTTTTGAGATGTgtgttgttttctttttttttctctataTCATTTTGCTGGTGAGTTGGGCTTTGTGGAATCGATTGAACCCTATTTTCGGTCAGTCGAATTGCTTCTTGGGCTCGTTCTTGGTCTTTtgctttgtgtttttctttttcctttattggttattttttgtttttgtggTTTTTTGGCTGAGTGTAACTATATACATACAAATACTATATAATATGTGCCGAAAGTTCATGGTtctttgattatttttgcatatcTTTATCTTTACCTAATATTAAAGGGAGGATTGTTTCTCCACCTTTTTTGTCATACGGTCAGACCCAGATAAATTTTCGTACGTCAGGCGTTTTCTCGTTCGTCCAGATTTGTTTTCTACGGAAAAAAAGACGCGCATAGCCGCgacgggccggcccattagtaCAGCTCCCGCACCAGCGAAAAAAGTCGAAGGAAAAAGAATACTGCGCCTTGTGGACTCGAACCCGAGCACTCAATCTAGACGCTGGGAAAGCTGAATATATTTTAGAACGCAAATATTTTAGAACGGCTTATGTTTACAAGAGCAAACTGAAAACAATTTTTTTGCAAAAGCTGAATATATTTTAGAACGCAAATATTTTCCAAAATTGTGAGCAAAAAATTTAAATTCGAGCACTTTGAAAACTAGGAGGTACTATAATGATTTTTTTCAATttgcgaacattttttaaaaatacaaaaaattgaACTTTGAATTTGAAATGGCAAAGATTTGTTCAAAACATAAATATTCTTGAAAAAGGGAGGTATTATAGCTAACTTTTTTTAAAAAATCTATACGTACTTATAAAACGGGGTGAATTTTTTAAATACACCCATGGATGCTTTGTTTTAGTTTAATTTATTAAACTAGGGGTATGGAATGAATCCTTTTCTTCGTCGCCTCCTCACGTATGACCAACCTAGCTCGGCCCGTGACACCCGTCACAATGCATGAGGAGTCCAATTACGACTTCATGGTCTATCTGACACCAACTACTCAATTTATATATGATAGCACGGGCATATATTATGTGCACTACTTTTTCCTAATATATTACTCGGATGATAAAAAAATCTTTGTTCAAGCTCGTCATCTCGCCGGACATGAAGGAGGCTCAAGGACCTAGCCAACCTTGGTTAGTGACAACTGGTACTACGACCGCCGGTGACAAGGACAACAAAGAGGACAAGTGAAAACATGTGTCTGATGTCATATTGAAATGGAGAATGTGGACCTGAGGACGAGGTATTACTATTAGTCATGTTTATTATGTTAGGGGAATGAGGGTGAGGTCTTTAGTCATGCTCAGTGGGTAAGAACATGTGGGGGCTGTTTCCCCCCGTCGCAACGCACCGGCATGTTTGCTAGTTACGATAAAGTGCAATTTCGGTGCAAAGTTGTGtgcaagttttttttttttttctctcttcttaaaggaaatttattttttttccttttgtgggtgcttttttttactttctgttttctgtttctatgttttattttttcctttttcctttcctttATCGGTTACTAATTTTTGTGGGTTTTTAGCTGAGTGTAATCTCAACTTAGCCCGATTGTCATTCAGTTGTAACCAAGGGGAAGGTGTCATACATATAGGCTTGTAATCACGCTACGGTTGGAGATATATACCTTTTTTCTTGCGGGCATTAGAGATATATACCTGAACCCAGCAGCTTGCATATCACGTAGAATATATTTTTTATGGGAATTGCATATATCACGTATCGTGAGTTGTAACAAAAACCTGTCGAGTGCCGAGGATTACTCGTCCTATGGATATAGGGAAAAAAACAATATCCTACCGACAGTAGAAACTCTTCCGAGACGCTACACATGGAAACAAATCTGCTCGTATATCTCCTCCCACATGTAAACGAAGTAGTCTCCGCGTTTCGTAGGCATCGCCTCATCGAAGGGACGAACCATATAGCACACACAATTTAGGTTAAAACTTCCCACGTGCCACCAGGAATTTCATAGCTAAGTTAATGCATCGGATCAGGTCGATGCGAATCGCGGTGCATCCGCATCGGCGTCGGCAGTGCTTCAAGAAGCAGGCGACCGCAGCAGCCGAAAGTCTCAAAACCGCGTGCCTGCCGCATCGGCGTCGGCGGAGTTTCACGAAGCAGGCGACGATGGCAGCCAAAAGGCCCAATACCGTGTGCCTGCCGCAAGACGTGCTGGCCAGCATCCTCGTCCGCCTCCCGGGGAGCGACCTCCGCCGCCTTCGTGGCGTCTGCAAAGAATGGCGGGACATCATCGCCGACCACACGTTCATCCAGGCGCACATGATGCACGGACCTCGGGCGCCTTTGACACACACCATCGTCTTCTTTCCCGGTTTCACCTACGGTAGCCGCAAAAATCCTTGCAATGGCCACGGTTTCCTCTTCGACGAGCATTGGAGGCTCACGGCCGAACTCATAGCCGGCGTGTGGGATGACTTCGTAGGCGCCTGCAATGGCCTGCTCTGCTTCCTGGAAGCTAGTCAGGGCTCCATCAAAGTCGTAGAACCGTTCACTGGTGAGTCGCTCGTGCTGCCGCTGCCGCCAGAGGCGTCGGGGCTAAGGTGGACTGTCAACTGTGGGGCATACTGCTTCGGTTACGACGCTACGACCAGACAGTTCAAGATCGTGCACCATGACTTTCTCGAAGATGGCGCTCTTCCGCTACGTGCGGGTGAGGCCATTGAAGATGAAGAGCTACACGTGTACACAATCGGAGGAGGCGAGGGCTGGAGAAGGCTGCATGTCGCTTTCTCGGTGTATGGCCGGGCATACGGTGACCTTGTGTACCACCAAGGGTCAGTGTACTGGCCCACATGTGGCCGTGAAGTAAATGGGCGTGATGAGAAGCTCGTGCGCTTCGACCTGGCAACAGAGAAGATCATGTTGGTGGCGGCCAAGCACCTGCGGCCGCCGCCGGAGTTCCAGGGGCGGCCGAAGACCGTGAAGTTTTATAGGCCGGCGGACTCGACATCTTGCGTGATTACCTATGGCCGATGCTGCGAGTGGGACGCGTGGTTTCCGGGAGCTGAAGAGGCCAGCTTGCCGGAGGGGTGCGTATTACTGGATGAAGGCTTCGACCCCGGGTTGTATCTTTGCACGAATGAAAGGAGTCTCGTATTCGGTCAGCGGGAGCTACTGTTTGAGGTGGGTAAGGATCAGCCGCGTGAGCGTGACCACAAGTACGATGGTCCAACGTTGTTCGTCCCAGTCCCGGCTCATCGTCGCCATCAACGGCTCCCGATAGCAGGAGCGCCGCCGCACGAACAATATTATGCAAGGACGTTTGGCTATGCCCCAACAGTTTCCGCCGCTCCATTAGCACTCTACTTAGGCACACCTAGTCCTTAGTTAATCCTAAAGGAAAAACCTAGTACTTTAAAAAAAACATACCTAGTCCTTAGTCATTGCTGTTAGAGatactagatgataccccgcacGTTGTTGTGGGAATCTTTTGCAATATATTCAGTGAGAATTGGTTGTATGAAAATATGAATATGTATAGTAATATATGAGAactaaaagtaaaaaaaaaaggTTTGTGGTGTTTGGTTATTAATTgtataatataaatatatattcAGTGAGAATTGGTTGTATGAAACATGAATATGTATATTGTAATAATGTGAGAACTAAAACTAGAAAAATGATTTGTGGTGTTTGGTTATTATTgtataatataaatatatattcAATAAGAATTGGTTGTATGAAACATGAATATGTATAGTAATAATATGAGAACGAAAACTAAAAAAATGATTTGTGATGTTTGGTTATTAAGTGTATAACATAAATAGCATAATAGGGTAGTATTTAAATTCTTATGCATGTTTGTTGCATGGTTGCATGTTGTGGTGGCCCTTTCTTTATGCATGTTGAATGATGAGGTGGCATATTTACACGTTGAGAGAAATAGGTTAGTGCAGCTAGctatttagatatagaagatgTATATTTGAAAGGCATAGGTTGTGCGCAATTAGAAGGTATTATTTCAGGTTTGCTAATTCTAACAAAGTCTCATCTAACCCTATACTATTTGAttaacaaaataaataaattctTCACGAATCTTCGCATAAAATCCAATGGTGTAGGAGTTAGATGAGACATAATTATTTCTCAACTAGATGAGAGGTTGACACACCTGAATTATTTTCATCTTACATCTAGGAGGCTTCGTGGCCTCCAAGTCTTGTATCACTATATATACCCATCCTCAAGACTAAGTCAATACACACAACATGATGTCAAAAAAAAGTCAATACACACAACACTTTATGTCAATTATCTCCCCTATAATCTTGTAGGCATGAACGTCAATTGCCaagttttttttttcattttttttcttgcaTCTCTTCCCACatgtgtgcaacttttcttccCGCGTGCATGCATGAACATTAGTGTTTTCTATCGCTCGTGTTTTTCCTGTCGCCTATTCTTTTCCTTAGAATAGAGCAAACACTCATATACAcatacactcatccctatgaaTGTACACATGCATACTGTGAGCGATTGGGCTGACAGATCTTAAGAAGGGGGAGATACATGAGTACATTGCTACCAATGAGAACATCGCCTCTCACTGGAAGTATATTTCTTCTTTTATGAGACACGCTagcacactagtagaaaacggggcaaaggtcacagggcagttttcacattagccccggttcagtcacgaaccgggacccatgggggcatttgtcccggttcgtgagcccagggggccggccggggcctcgtgggcattggtcccggttcgtatggaaccatttgtcccggttcgagccacgaaccgggactaatggtcctcgctcctggcccacaaccatttgtcccggttcttggcatgaaccgggacaaaaggcccggatttagtaccggttcatgccacgaaccgggaccaatgaggtgcctatatatacccctcgcccgctagcagagcactccagtgctctgtttttctctggccggcgaggggagggctttgtggtgctctagctcacctcctatgcacatgaggtgttcgatgaaatgcccgagccacactagttaagctttgtcctctcgaagctcgacctcaaagctccattttcctcgagatttgtctaggtttagcggcccatcacgtcccattcccgtcttcaccgccgtcgaccgcccgcgccgatctcgtcgccggcaccaccgtggtgagcctcttgttcttttcttctttttgaaagaaaaaaattcttactttagatagatacttgtctaattttcttactattttattccttcttattacatagtgcgatggttttggtatccgcccccgtcggccctcgtcctgtctatgattcggatgtggtatatattatctttttataactatttgattcatttattgtttatgacaaatataccgaccagcgtgacatagattttatttatctaggaggtggttgaaccggaaattctaaccgaccctattgtcgagaggttaaatttagttaaagaagaaaacaattacttgaaggaaaaaataaaaaaaattgaggaggagaagatgatattggagttgcatgttgcggatgtcgtcgatgatcacaagatcaagatggatgcaatgcgcttgaagattagaaagattagaaaatatgccattcataccgaggcttggtatcattatgccgttggatcaattgttaccttggttgcggttatgatcgcatttgttttcgcattgaaatgttttacatagtttcaatgtatggtttaattaattagatgctctggagagctatatatatgttgttagatgagaactatgtatgtactttggttttaatgtgatgatgaacttctattaatttggtcacttaattatctattcatgatgttctgtaatggtttttgacacacttaattatatataatgcacgcagatgaaccggcaatggatgtacggtgacagaaacacctccgagtacattaagggcgtgcatgattttctcgaagtggctgaggcaaacaagcagaatggttttatgtgttgtccatgccctacatgtgggaatacgaagtcttactctgaccggaaaatccttcacacccacctgctttacaagggtttcatgccacactataatgtttgaacgaggcacggagaaataggggttatgatggaagacgacgaagaagaagaggacgatgacaactatgtgccccctgaatacggtgatgctgcaacggggaagctgctgaagatcaagaggaaccagacgatgtgcccaatgatgctgcaaaggggggaagctgctgaagatcaagaggaactactgcccgatgatgatgatctccgccgggtcattgtcgatgcaaggacgcaatgcgaaagtcaaaaggagaagctgaagttcgatcgcatgttagaggatcacaaaaaagggttgtaccccaattgcgaagatggcaacacaaagctcggtaccgtactggaattgctgcagtggaaggcagagaatgctgtgcctgacaaaggatttgagaagctattgaaaatattgaagaagaagcttccaaaggataacgaattgcccgacagtacatacgcagcaaagaaggtcgtatgccctctaggattggaggtgcagaagatacatgcatgccctaatgactgcatcctctaccgcggtgcgtacaaggatctgaatgcatgcccggtatgcggtgcattgcggtataagatcagacgagatgaccctggtgatgttgacggcgagccccccaggaagagggttcctgcgaaggtgatgtggtatgctcctataataccacggttgaaacgtctgttcagaaacgaagagcatgccaagttgatgcgatggcacagtgaggactgtaagaaagacgggaagttgagagcacccgctgacgggtcgcagtggagaaaaatcgagaaaaagtactgggctgagtttgcagctgacccaaggaacgtatggtttggtttaagcgcggatggcattaatcctttcggggagcagagcagcaatcacagcacctggcccgtgactctatgtatgtataaccttcctccttggatgtgcatgaagcggaagttcattatgatgctagttctcatccaaggccctaagcaacccggcaacgacattgatgtgtacctaaggtcattagttgaagaacttttacagctgtggaatggaaacggtgtacgtacgtgggatgagcacaaacaggaggaatttaacctgcacgcgttgctgtttgcaaccatcaacgattggcccgctctcagtaaccttccaggacagacaaacaagggataccacgcatgcacgcactgtttagatgacactgaaagtatatacctggacaaaagcaggaagaatgtgtacctgggccatcgtcgatttcttccgaccaaccatcaatgtcgaaagaaaggcaagcatttcaaaggcgaggcagatcaccgaaagaagcccgccatgcgtaccggtgatcacctacttgctatggtcaatgatttacacgtaatctttggaaagggtcccggcggactagctttccgaatgacgttgagggacacgcacccatgtggaagaagaaatctatattttgggacctaccctactcgaaagagctagaggtccgctcttcaatcgacgtgatgcacgtgacgaagaacctttgcgtgaacctgctaggcttcttgggcgtgtatgggaagacaaaagatacacctgaggtacgggaggacctgcaacgtttgcacgaaaaagacggcatgcctccgaagcagtatgaaggtcctgccagctacgctcttacgaaagaagagaaagaaatcttctttgaatgcctgctcagtatgaaggtcccgactggcttctcgtcgaatataaagggaataataaatatgccagagaaaaagttccagaacctaaagtctcatgactgccacgtgattatgacgcaactgcttccggttgcattgagggggcttctaccggaaaacgtccgattagccattgtgaagctatgtgcattcctcaatgcaatctctcagaaggtgatcgatccagaaatcataccaaggctaaggagtgatgtggcgcaatgtcttgtcagtttcgagctggtgttctcaccatccttcttcaatatcatgacgcacgtcctagttcatctagtcgacgagattgtcattctggggcccgtatttctacacaatatgttcccctttgagaggttcatgggagtcctaaagaaatatatccgtaaccgcgctaggccagaaggaagcatctccatgggccatcaaacagatgatgtcattgggttttgtgttgacttcattcctggccttaagaagataggtctccctaaatcgcggtatgaggggagactgactggaaaaggcacgcttggagggggggactcaataatatgtagggacggatattcttggtctgaagcacactacacagttctacagaactctaccttggtgaccccgtatgtcgatgaacacaagaacagtctgcgctccaaacacccggagcagtgtgacgactggattacatgtgaacacatcaggactttcagcagttggttggaaacacgtctcagaggtgacaccactgtttgtaatgagttgtactcgttgtccaggggaccatcttcgactgtattgacttacaaaggatacgagataaatgggaatacattttacacgaccgcccaagatcaaaagagcaccaaccaaaacagcggtgtccgctttgatgcagcaaccgagaggggaaaggacacatattatggttacataatggacatatgggaacttgactacggacatgattttaaggtccctttgtttaagtgcaaatgggtcaatctgtcaggaggcggggtacaggtagacccacagtacggaatgacaacagtggatctgaacaatcttgggtacactgacgaaccgttcgtcctagccaatgatgtggcacaggttatctatgtgaaggacatgtctaccagaccgaggaaaagaaaagataaggaagcgaatacatcatacgatgagccaaagcggcacatagttctttcaggaaaaagggacattgtgggagtggagggcaagatagacatgtctgaagattatgaaaagtttcatgaaattcctcccttcaaagtcaaggttgacccaagcatcctgataaacgatgaagattatccatggttacggcgcaataagcaaatgacacaagcgaagaaaaagtgaagactttctcccgcaactattatgatgatagcatgccaactttgtaatagacgagtatgataccattgtccgttttgtacaagaagtgcatctagtttttgccgtaaccctctcaactttcttgcacatgccaacTTTCTGGCACAACATGCTATGTGGtgccaccaatcgggaccaaaggcctcttttcagcagcccaaagggcgggaagcggcggcctttggtcccggttggtggcaccaaccgggactaaagggggggcattggtcccggttggtggcaccaaccgggaccaaaggccttgcgctgcccgcgtcCAAAAGTTTaatcccacctcgctagctgagaggcactaggagcggtttataagccctgagtgcagagacgatgaaaaagaggcgcaatgctcacgttgcttagcttcaagccttgaggaataaggtagactgcatcgagctatgtgcagtgcagtctacactattccgaaaggcttgaagcaaataacgcgcattgcgcctcttttttatttttaatcattaaaagcaaaaagaattttcataaagaactttttttgatagaaactttaatagcagaaagaattatcataaagtaaaataaataagtaattagaaacaaaataaaataaaataaataagttttttgttgtaagtagaaataaaacaaaataaatatagcaaaaaagaaaataaaaaaactaaatacagcaaaaagaattttcataaagaactaatggcactaatagaaagtttatatgttttctaaaactaatggcactaacagacagtttataattttgctgacctaaaagcaaaaagaattaaaaaataaagcaaaaaacaaaagaaaataaataatgcaaaaaatttaaaaaactgccacctattgggccaccacggcctgaatacgactagaaacccaacctgggccaggattcaggcccgcagaaggctcaataggccaacagacagcacagtgtgacattaggcccgtaagcctgcatttgagaggagctcgagagggcagccgcagtggagcttataaaccgctcctagtgcctctcagctagcgaggtgggactaaacttttggccgcgggcagcgcaaggcctttggtcccggttggtgccaccaaccgggaccaatgccccccctttagtcccggttggtgccaccaaccgggaccaaaggccaccacttcccgccctttgggctgctgaaaagaggcctttggtcccggttggtggcaccaaccgggactaatgcctacctttagtcccggttggtgcgacgaaccgggactaaaggctttgctatataagcaaacacttagcaaattttcgacatacctcgccagttgcccccgacgccgccaggctgcccgtgctcgccgtcgccgcccgctcctcatcgccgtcgccccgcgcccttgcctcgacgggtcgccgcccggtgctcgtcaccgtcgccctgcccccacgcgccgccccgcctcgtgctcccctgctcgcgcgcgccgcctcggcgtcccgagcccccctgcccggcccgcgcgtgctcgccggcgccctcgccgcccccgccccgtcccggccccgtgcgccggcgccctcgccgcccccgccgtcgccatcgtcctagccacccccgctgtgagagccgccgccccggctctgtttttttatttttattagtttaattttttttgttcatatgtgatgtatatgtgtatgtggctataatgtatatgtgaacaaaaaaaattgtatgtatgtagatgttcaaaatgtatgaatatatatgtcaaaaatgtttttttgttcatagaaagtttttatttcatatatagaaagtttttatatatgacaatggatatatattcgatatatatgagaaatgatgatccacatggaaaagttttatatatgcaaaagttacaattttagaaaagttttatatatctagctaggaagggaagaagaagaaaaagaaggataggaaagaagaaaataagaagaggaaagaaagaagaagaggagaggaagaagaggagatataaataagaagaggaaaaaagaagaaa
The Aegilops tauschii subsp. strangulata cultivar AL8/78 chromosome 3, Aet v6.0, whole genome shotgun sequence genome window above contains:
- the LOC109734344 gene encoding F-box protein At3g07870-like, with the translated sequence MAAKRPNTVCLPQDVLASILVRLPGSDLRRLRGVCKEWRDIIADHTFIQAHMMHGPRAPLTHTIVFFPGFTYGSRKNPCNGHGFLFDEHWRLTAELIAGVWDDFVGACNGLLCFLEASQGSIKVVEPFTGESLVLPLPPEASGLRWTVNCGAYCFGYDATTRQFKIVHHDFLEDGALPLRAGEAIEDEELHVYTIGGGEGWRRLHVAFSVYGRAYGDLVYHQGSVYWPTCGREVNGRDEKLVRFDLATEKIMLVAAKHLRPPPEFQGRPKTVKFYRPADSTSCVITYGRCCEWDAWFPGAEEASLPEGCVLLDEGFDPGLYLCTNERSLVFGQRELLFEVGKDQPRERDHKYDGPTLFVPVPAHRRHQRLPIAGAPPHEQYYARTFGYAPTVSAAPLALYLGTPSP